One Pectobacterium cacticida genomic window, ATGGGCGTGCTCCATATAAGCCGCCGCGCCTTTCAGGCCATAGAGGTTGAGCATACGTAACCCATGCACGTCGTCGCCTACGCTGGCTTTATCGCTGTCCAGTGCGAAGTCTGCCGCCTGTTGCAGTAAAGTTGGAATATCATTGCCTGCCAGTTGCAGCGCGGCCATTGGATGATCGACGGTCACGGCGGGATCCTGTTGGCGACAACGCACTGCCAATGCGTCTCGCAGTGCGACCGCTTCCTGCGCGTAGCCGATAATGCGCTGGGAATCGAAATTCACATTGGTCAGGGTCGAGAAGAAAGCGCGAGGCGCAAAACTGTCGACATCGTGATCGATGATCCCCAACTCGCGTGCCTTTAATGCCCAGGCAGAAAGCCCTTGTAATACAGCGACCAGGAGGTCTTGCAGATCGGATGTTTCTGCGGTTTTACCGCACATGCCCTGTGCGTAAGAGCAGCCGTTTCCAACCGGGGTACGAATCGTTTGTTCACATTGCACACAAAACATAATGCCTTCCTTTTTTAAGTTGCATTTAAAATGCTTGTTTAAAGCATAATGTTGTCCGAGGCAGGTAAGAAGGCTTTTTTATGGCAACATTAGGTAAGTTTGATTTAGCGCAATTTTGCTGGTACGCAATGAAAATCACTCTCAATCACGGTGCGTTAAACGGGAAAATCTCAGGTCCGGTGGCTACAGCGAGGAAAGGCGGACAACGGTATGGTGAGCTGGCCTTGATGATGGGTCATATGCGATGGCGCTAGCCGACGTTATGTGAGGATGGACTAAACGCAGGCTAACCAGGTTGCGAGATAGTGACGGCAAGGAAGTAATAATTGATTAAAATGAAACACATGCCAAAGCGGGTAACGGATTGTCTGTCTGAATGTCAGGTATGCTGACATAAGAAACACGCAGGTCACGGCTACAGGAGAGAAAGATGTATTTGGAAAATATTGAAATCCTGGGGTTTCGGGGAATTAATCGTCTATCGCTGACACTGGATGAGAATAACGTACTGCTTGGTGAGAATGCCTGGGGGAAATCCAGCCTGTTGGATGCGCTTTCTCTGCTCTTGTCGCCAATGTTGCCGTTGTATCACTTTACTAGCCATGATTTTCATTTTACCCCAGGCGATGAGGCGCGTCGGGAAAATCACCTTCAAGTCATTTTTACGTTTTGTGAGATTGCGCCGGGACACCATTTATCCCCCCGCTATCGTTCACTCAGCCCCGTATGGGTGAAAGGGGAGGCGTCGTGTTATCGCATTTTTTATCGACTGGAAGGCGAGGTGGATGACAGCCAGTCCGTCTTCACCTGGCGTAGTTTTTTGGATGCGGATGGGCACCCGTTGCCATTAAAAGATATCGATGCATTGGCGCGAGAAATTATCCGCCTGCATCCCGTGTTACGCTTACGCGATGCGCGTTTTATGCGCCACATGCGTTCCGGGGAGCTAGCGGCGACGTTAGGTGACAACAATGAAAAGCTTGCCAGACAATTCGAGCAACTGGTGCGTGAGTTAGCGCGTAATCCGCAAAACTTGACGGATAACGCGTTGCGTCAGGGGCTGGTGGCGATGCGCCAACTCCTGGAGCACTATTTTTCTGAACAAAATGCCGCAGGCTCCGACCTACACCATCGCCGCGCACGGGCGCATAATGGGAAAGCGTGGCGCGCGCTGGACAATATCAACCGATTGATTGCCGACCCCAAGAGTCGTAGTCGCCGGATTATTCTATTAGCGCTTTTTTCTACATTGTTACAGGCAAAAGGGGCGGTAACCTTAGATCCACATGCTCGCCCGCTCTTATTGGTGGAAGATCCGGAAACCCGGTTGCACCCGATTATGCTATCTGTGGCGTGGGGGCTGCTGGCGCAGTTACCGCTCCAGAAGGTGACGACAACCAATTCGGGAGAACTCTTATCGCTGGTGCCTATCGAGCAGGTATGCCGACTGGTGCGAGAATCTTCTCGGGTGGCGACATACCGCATTGGTCGCCAGGGCATGAGTGCGGAAGACAGCCGACGTATTGCATTTCACATTCGGATGAACCGTCCTTCTGCTTTGTTCGCCCGCTGTTGGCTATTGGTAGAAGGGGAAACCGAGGTGTGGATGCTGAATGAATTCGCGCGTCAATGCGGGCATCACTTTGCGGCAGAAGGCGTAAAAGTGATTGAATTTGCCCAATCCGGGCTACGACCATTGCTGAGATTTGCGCATCGGATGGGGATTGAATGGCATGTGCTGGTCGATGGTGACGACGCGGGGAAAAAATATGCCGCGACGGCGAAAAGCCTATTGGCAGAACAAGGAGAGAGTGAACGCGATCATTTGACCGTTTTGCCCGCGGCAGATATGGAGCACTATATGTATCGCGAAGGGTTTAGCCACGTTTATCATCGCACAGCGCAGTTGCCGGAAAAGGTACCGCTTTCCATGCACAAAATCATTATTAAGGCGATTCAGCGTTCTTCCAAGCCCGACCTGGCGATTGATGTGGCGATGGACGCCGCCGTCAGGGGCCGAGAGGCCATTCCGCTGCTCATTCGTAACATGTTTTCACGTGTTCTGTGGCTGGCTCGCGGGCGCGCGGATTAAGACCCTGTCCCATTGGGCCATTTACTTGCCAATGATGCCTACTGGGATAGGCTATAAGTGATGGCGCGGCATAAAAAATACCGCTCGATATACTGAACGGTATTTTTGCATGGTATTGATTTCGCGCGGTTAGTGTTTTACACGAAGATATAAAAGGTTAGGCGGTTAGGCTGTCGCTTCAGCATCGTAGGGTATAATCAGGCAAGCATGATTGCCTTTCGGCCCTTGATGAACATCGAACTTGACAGTTTGTCCCGCTTTCAACGTGCGGTAACCCTCCATCTGAATGGTCGAGTAGTGCGCGAAGATATCGTCTCCCCCTCCCGCTGGACAGATAAAACCAAACCCTTTGGCGTTATTGAACCATTTAACAGTACCTGTCTCCATGCATCAGCATCCTTCGCAAGAATCTTCTTTTCGTTAAGATGTGGTTATTAAGGCGTCGTTATTAAGACATAGTTGTTAAGGCATAGTTATTTATTAAGGCATAGTTATTAAGGCATAGTTATTGGGTTACGATGAATATGAACTGATTAAAACTCCATCAATCCACAGTTACACTTTAGAGAAATCGATCCCAGCGTCAAGCGTCACGCCGCAAGGTTTGAGGAGGAGTTTGTTAAAATTTGATGCCGATAACATTATTGATGAACCACGGTATTGATGAACGCACGAACGTGTTGCGTCGATACGTTATTGGTCATTGAGCTTGAATTTTGTGTATCAGGAACCATTTCATTCCTCAGGTGGTAAAATAAAAAGCAGACGTGTTACTGTTAATGCAGGGATATCTGTCATATTTCAAGTCGCGAGCATGTACTGCCTGCCGCTTGATGTGTTTAGCAATCAACAGACTTATGTCGTAGCTGCGATGGCCGCGATGTTTGTTACATGATGTGGATAGATAATGGGAAACAACAGTACGTGGTCACAATCCGAGAACCAGACCGCTGATAAACAGAAAGAAAAATTGCAGCCGCCATCGATGTATAACGTCGTGTTGAATAACGATGATTACACCCCGATGGAATTTGTTATTGACGTACTGCAAAAGTTCTTTTCTTATGATATTGAACGTGCCACACAGCTTATGTTAACTGTGCATTATCAGGGTAAAGCGATTTGTGGCGTATTCAGCGCTGAAGTGGCTGAAACTAAGGTTGTACAGGTTAATCGTTATGCCAGAGAAAACGAGCATCCGCTGCTCTGTACGCTGGAAAGAGCCTGAAGTCAGGCGATTATGAGGAGAGGTGCCAATGCTCAATCAAGAACTGGAACTCAGTCTCAATATGGCTTTCGCTAAAGCGCGTGAGCACCGACACGAGTTTATGACCGTGGAGCACCTGCTGTTGGCTCTGCTTAGTAATCCTGCCGCCCGCGAAGCATTGGAAGCATGTGCTGTCGATTTAACCGCGCTGCGTCAGGAACTGGAAACGTTTATTGAGCAGACCACTCCAACGTTGCCGCAAAGTGACAGCGAGAGAGAAACCCAGCCAACGCTGAGTTTCCAACGTGTACTACAGCGTGCTGTCTTCCATGTGCAGTCTTCTGGTCGCAGCGAGGTATCCGGCGCTAATGTCTTGGTCGCGATTTTTAGCGAGCAGGAATCTCAAGCCGCCTATCTGTTGCGCAAACATGACGTTAGTCGTTTAGATATTGTGAACTTTATTTCGCACGGGACACGTAAAGAAGAAACCGATCGGGCCGCAAACCCCGACAATACCGCCAATGAAGAGCAGGCCGGAGGGGAAGAGCGAATGGAGAACTTCACCACCAATCTGAATCAATTGGCGCGCGTCGGCGGTATCGACCCTCTCATTGGGCGAGATAAAGAACTGGAACGTACCATTCAGGTATTGTGCCGTCGCCGTAAAAATAATCCCTTGCTGGTCGGCGAGTCTGGCGTCGGTAAAACCGCGATTGCTGAAGGGCTGGCCTGGCGTATTGTGCAGGGCGATGTACCGGAGGTGATGGCGGAATGTACGCTGTACTCGTTGGACATTGGTGCGTTGCTGGCGGGCACGAAGTATCGTGGCGACTTTGAGAAGCGTTTTAAGGCGTTACTGAAACAGCTTGAGCAGGATAAAAACAGTATCCTGTTTATTGATGAAATTCATACGATTATTGGTGCTGGCGCGGCGTCCGGTGGTCAGGTCGACGCGGCTAATCTGATTAAACCGTTGCTTTCCAGCGGCAAGATTCGCGTCATTGGCTCGACTACCTATCAGGAATTCAGCAATATTTTTGAGAAGGATAGGGCGCTGGCGCGCCGTTTCCAGAAGATCGACATCACGGAACCGAGTCTGGAAGAAACCATACAAATCATTAATGGGCTCAAGCCGAAATACGAAGCTCACCATGATGTTCGCTATACGTCGAAAGCAGTGCGTGCGGCGGTAGAATTGGCGGTGAAGTATATTAACGACCGTCATCTGCCGGACAAAGCGATTGATGTGATCGACGAAGCGGGCGCGCGTAGCCGCCTGATGCCGGCAAGTAAACGCAAGAAAACGGTTAATGTGAGCGATATCGAATCGGTGGTTGCCCGTATTGCCCGTATTCCAGAAAAAACGGTTTCTGCCAGCGATCGTGATGTGCTGAAGAACCTCAGCAATCGTCTGAAAATGCTGGTATTTGGGCAGGATAAAGCCATTGAGGCGCTGTCCGAGTCTATCAAAATGAGCCGTGCTGGGCTGGGGCAAGAGCGTAAACCTGTGGGATCTTTCCTGTTTGCCGGTCCAACAGGTGTGGGAAAGACCGAAGTGACATTACAGTTAGCAAAAGCACTGGATATTGAACTATTACGCTTTGATATGTCCGAATACATGGAACGCCATACGGTTAGCCGTTTAATTGGCGCCCCTCCGGGCTATGTCGGCTACGATCAAGGTGGCCTGTTAACGGATGCCGTCATTAAGCATCCTCATGCCGTGTTGTTACTTGATGAGATTGAAAAGGCACATCCTGACGTCTTTAATCTGTTATTGCAGGTGATGGATAACGGAACGTTGACGGATAATAACGGCCGTAAAGCCGATTTCCGTAATGTCATTGTCGTTATGACGACCAATGCGGGCGTACAGGAAACACAGCGTAAAAGTATCGGGATTATCCATCAGGACAACAGTAGTGATGCGATGGAAGAGATCAAAAAGGTATTTACGCCCGAGTTCCGTAACCGTCTGGATGGCGTCATCTGGTTCAATCACTTGTCGACCGATGTCATTCAACAAGTCGTCGATAAGTTTATCGTAGAACTTCAGGCGCAGTTGGATGCGAAAGGCGTGTCGCTGGAGGTCAGTGAAGAGGCGCGTAATTGGCTGGCAGAAAAAGGCTACGACAAAGCGATGGGCGCGCGTCCGATGGCGCGTGTGATGCAGGAGAGCCTCAAGAAACCGCTCGCTAACGAGCTGCTATTCGGTTCGCTGGTTGATGGCGGCGCGGTCACCGTAGATTTGGACAAGAAGACGCAGCAACTCACATATGGCTTTCAAAGCGCCCAGAAACGCAAAGCGGAAAGCGTTAATTAATCAATACGTGTGTTATTTAGGAGGGATGCTAAGGCATCCCTTTTTTATTGGGTCGTAGACTGACCTTGGTGCGCTATTTTGCATTATGGCCCAGTTAAAAACACGATTCTTGGATCTTTTCGGATAGGCCAAGATTTTGCACAATCTTGGCTACCGAGCTGCCAGCCCTGTTACGCGTTACTCGATATATGGCTGTCTCTCTTCGCCTTAACCCTATCCCATTTTGGAGTGAACGATGAGCCAACGTCTTGATTACTACAGCAAGTCTCCCGAGGCTGCCAAGAAATATATGGAGTTCAATAACATTCTGCACAAGAGACCCTTTCTGGCTGAAATAGGCCATCTGGTTACGCTGCGTGCCTCTCAGCTTAACGGCTGTGCATTTTGCGTTGATATGCACGTTAAAGAAGCCAAGATTCATGGGGAGCGCGAACTACGTCAGCATCATGTGGCTGTCTGGCGTGAATCACCGCTTTTCTCCCCGCGCGAGCGTGCCGCGCTTGAGTGGACAGAAGTATTGACCCATCTTCCGCCGCACGGCGTACCGGACGAGGTGTTTACGCGCGTTCGCGAACAGCTGTCAGAAGAAGATCTGGCTGACTTATCTTTCATGATTATCGCGATTAATGGCTGGAATCGTTTGGGCGTCGCGTTTCAGGTCGTTCCCGGCTCCGCAGATAAGTTGTACGGTCTGGAAAAAGCCAATCTGCGCTAACTAACGCCCGTGCTGTTCAAGCTCGGTCAGAATCAATGTAGCCAGCCGCTCTGGTTCTGCCACCGTGGCGCAGTTGGTGAAACTGGCGAGTAGTGCGTTGTCACCGTTTCCTGAGACAGCCCAACGTGATAGCGGCTGAACCGCAATCCCTTGAGCCAGCAAGCGGTCGGCAAGTCGTCGATCGCTTATGTTATCCGGCAGGCGTAACACTAAATGCATGCCGCCCGGCTGCGTGTCGATGTGTATGTGGTTCCCCAAAATACCTTGTAGCGCAGCGATGGTGGCGGAGCGACGTTCTGCATAAAGGCGTCGTGTGCGCTGAATGTGCCGGGCAAAAT contains:
- a CDS encoding carboxymuconolactone decarboxylase family protein; the protein is MSQRLDYYSKSPEAAKKYMEFNNILHKRPFLAEIGHLVTLRASQLNGCAFCVDMHVKEAKIHGERELRQHHVAVWRESPLFSPRERAALEWTEVLTHLPPHGVPDEVFTRVREQLSEEDLADLSFMIIAINGWNRLGVAFQVVPGSADKLYGLEKANLR
- a CDS encoding ATP-dependent endonuclease, giving the protein MYLENIEILGFRGINRLSLTLDENNVLLGENAWGKSSLLDALSLLLSPMLPLYHFTSHDFHFTPGDEARRENHLQVIFTFCEIAPGHHLSPRYRSLSPVWVKGEASCYRIFYRLEGEVDDSQSVFTWRSFLDADGHPLPLKDIDALAREIIRLHPVLRLRDARFMRHMRSGELAATLGDNNEKLARQFEQLVRELARNPQNLTDNALRQGLVAMRQLLEHYFSEQNAAGSDLHHRRARAHNGKAWRALDNINRLIADPKSRSRRIILLALFSTLLQAKGAVTLDPHARPLLLVEDPETRLHPIMLSVAWGLLAQLPLQKVTTTNSGELLSLVPIEQVCRLVRESSRVATYRIGRQGMSAEDSRRIAFHIRMNRPSALFARCWLLVEGETEVWMLNEFARQCGHHFAAEGVKVIEFAQSGLRPLLRFAHRMGIEWHVLVDGDDAGKKYAATAKSLLAEQGESERDHLTVLPAADMEHYMYREGFSHVYHRTAQLPEKVPLSMHKIIIKAIQRSSKPDLAIDVAMDAAVRGREAIPLLIRNMFSRVLWLARGRAD
- the clpA gene encoding ATP-dependent Clp protease ATP-binding subunit ClpA, whose translation is MLNQELELSLNMAFAKAREHRHEFMTVEHLLLALLSNPAAREALEACAVDLTALRQELETFIEQTTPTLPQSDSERETQPTLSFQRVLQRAVFHVQSSGRSEVSGANVLVAIFSEQESQAAYLLRKHDVSRLDIVNFISHGTRKEETDRAANPDNTANEEQAGGEERMENFTTNLNQLARVGGIDPLIGRDKELERTIQVLCRRRKNNPLLVGESGVGKTAIAEGLAWRIVQGDVPEVMAECTLYSLDIGALLAGTKYRGDFEKRFKALLKQLEQDKNSILFIDEIHTIIGAGAASGGQVDAANLIKPLLSSGKIRVIGSTTYQEFSNIFEKDRALARRFQKIDITEPSLEETIQIINGLKPKYEAHHDVRYTSKAVRAAVELAVKYINDRHLPDKAIDVIDEAGARSRLMPASKRKKTVNVSDIESVVARIARIPEKTVSASDRDVLKNLSNRLKMLVFGQDKAIEALSESIKMSRAGLGQERKPVGSFLFAGPTGVGKTEVTLQLAKALDIELLRFDMSEYMERHTVSRLIGAPPGYVGYDQGGLLTDAVIKHPHAVLLLDEIEKAHPDVFNLLLQVMDNGTLTDNNGRKADFRNVIVVMTTNAGVQETQRKSIGIIHQDNSSDAMEEIKKVFTPEFRNRLDGVIWFNHLSTDVIQQVVDKFIVELQAQLDAKGVSLEVSEEARNWLAEKGYDKAMGARPMARVMQESLKKPLANELLFGSLVDGGAVTVDLDKKTQQLTYGFQSAQKRKAESVN
- the cspD gene encoding cold shock-like protein CspD encodes the protein METGTVKWFNNAKGFGFICPAGGGDDIFAHYSTIQMEGYRTLKAGQTVKFDVHQGPKGNHACLIIPYDAEATA
- the clpS gene encoding ATP-dependent Clp protease adapter ClpS, producing MGNNSTWSQSENQTADKQKEKLQPPSMYNVVLNNDDYTPMEFVIDVLQKFFSYDIERATQLMLTVHYQGKAICGVFSAEVAETKVVQVNRYARENEHPLLCTLERA